Below is a genomic region from Zea mays cultivar B73 chromosome 9, Zm-B73-REFERENCE-NAM-5.0, whole genome shotgun sequence.
ATTATACAGCGGAGGCCCTTAAACCTCGCCTAGTTAAATGTCCATGCATTACTATATAGTATATGGATAGATTTTATTTAAATGAGATATCTATTAAAAACACGCTCTAAATGTCTATATGTTATCATACATAATTATATTTAATGGTATTCTTTATTCTGTATCTGTACTATATTAAAACATCAGTTTTAACTGTTATTTCAcgtcatatttttacaaataacctctTTTATTGTTTGGAATGGCCCACAAGACATGTTATCTTCACATCGATCGTATCTAATCTAATTCATCTATCCACCCACCCACCCCCACCCCCGTCCAGCGAATCCACGCCCCGCATGTCGCGCAAGCGTCTCAGTCACCCACACAATGACACAAACACACACACCATGTCTTCCGAGCACCGACCGACATGGCAAGTGCGCTCGCGCTAAATGCATCGCGACAGGAGCCCAACAACCCATGCACATCGCTCCGTAGAGGATGGGGAAAGCAGTTTCAGCAGACCCACACACATCGTGTCTTCCATGCATAAAAAACGCGGGAAAGCAGTTTCAGCAGCTGCGGAGTGGAGCTGTTTTACTCATCCTAATCGCCACCAAAcctagctacaaaaagtcgtactGAGACCCCTCAAGCAATAGCGATGGTGGATCTGCTAGCCGCCGGTGGCCTGACGCTCTCTAGCTACTCCGACTCACCTAGTCCTCTAAGGTACACACGTACGTACGTCTGATTTTCTAGCTCactgatgtaacacccctggtgttactgctactaaaacttgagcataacatcataagcattagcattgcatatgtttgacacacctagagtgcattcactaggcaaaaatttcaaacaagtactgttttggtattttgcaaatagaaccctggaataggggacttaaccctaaatagggaccaggagggtaaaacatgacccaaattgagaaaacccaaaagctttagtggaatagtcataaaatgctcCCAAGAATGGACTTGcattacatttatacccctgagataccagaaaccctaattgaaaccttggaaaaccctaaatccaaaccctaggggcctatgtgcaatagTAGTgcccatttggactaaagtgtaaaaactacaatgttaaATCATATAaggtcacatggttcacatttatgAAAATTTGCAAGCCAAACCCTCAGTTTTGGACaaatttgcaaaaagaccccaaTTGTGATTCCACTCTAAGTCTAGAAAACAGTGTTATGGGCTCAACTTTTGAgctttgtatctttcaaattctagggttttgccctaggtcaccacatcaaaattgtagaccaaacaaaggagaacaactttgcttaagagagtaagcatagttgttgagaagatgttggagataattaagcccaaagttggactgtcaggctggtggAACTCTGAAATTCAGAACTTCAGTGTAACAGAGCTAACTTTGGACTTGGATTTAAACATGATCCAGTGTAAGTTTGGGCATGATTCCCATAACAaatttgtagctggtatgtagctccACAATTTTGTTGTAGAGATCTGGACGAGTTGCTATATGAATCTGAGAGAAAATGAGGCCCAAACTCTGTCTGTCAGACCGACTGATGAAcatatcccatggtacagtactgGAAATATCACTGGAGTGGATAACTCTCGCCGCCGACGACCACCGTGCACGGATTCGCGAATTgggtcgccgtgattcgtgctgaCCGAGTGGATAGCACTTGGGATCAAGCAAGGGTCCCCGCCGTGGATAAACTCCAGCCGATAAAGAATTCCGGCCACCGTACCGTGTTCACCGCGGTGGAAACCGATAAGAACGCCGGTGACTCCCGTCGCACGGCCTTGTGCCACGTATCCGAACACCTCTATCGCGTCGCCATGACTCTTTACAGCTGTCAAATCGTCGTCGGTGAGTTCGCCACGACTGAGGACACGAACCCACTGCGCCATGATCCTTCCctgtttccggccgccagctctgcCCGGCCAAATTGAGCGCCACCGTCGAAGCCCTCTATAAATTGATGGCCGGGGCAGCTGCGCTATGTCATCGTGAAGCcatagcacccgctcccacccttaATCATTCACCCGAGCCCGTGAATTTCGAACTTCCCCCAAATTTGATCCCTGCCACCGTGAAGATCAGCTCGCCGCGGCCAGCTCGATTCAGGTTAGCTCGAGTCCCTCTGCTGCTTGTTCTAGCATCCTTAGGTACCCCGTAAACCCCTCGACCCCTTTAATTGAACTGGACCGCTAGGGATCACCGGGAACACACTCATCTGTCCGCCACACCCTCGGTTCACGTGGACAGATCTTGATAGCTCACCAACCGTGCAATTAGCCTAGGGAAAATGCTCGGAGTAGGTCGGATTTGGTGTCCGCCGCTCGGGAACGCCAGTCATTGCCCCGTTAGGCCGGTCTGCTAGCTCGTCGGAGCTCCACCGCGCTCACTGCTCTCACGCGCTCACAgtcgttgatttggaccttgtttgatacttagaacccaaaaccccaccccctgccctttgaactcctttactgactccagaaaccctaagttctcggagttccgtgaaggaaagttgtattcaagactttagataataaatccttattatctttgcactctcatgagcattacatggtattcattcttatatatacctatatggttatatttagaaaatgaagaagaagtcgaagtgaccgaagagaagacaccaccaccttcggaatctcaggcaagaaattgtttttactttgatatctgcggatccgagcctgactcacctatcaacgaaggcaagccccggtgcatttgccaccttccttgatgttttaaaatctttctcacttgcttgatgcattaggtgataggagttgattgataaaacatttcctgcattaccttccttgaatttgattaccttccttgatcacccgttttacaaaagattttgatgcttagccttgctttagaaaaacaaaatgttttgtttttacaaaagatgatgtggcaaaagtgggtgggatgttttcgaaaataaaaatttgatggtggatccatcacggtcgtgatgggttcaacatcgaaaaagatgtacctctgccaggtaccaaactttgggtttaaaatgattaagttgagaccgagcgggtgacttgcacgagaaaggagtctcggtgtagtgtctccgtctgagtcgattaaggaccgtctcgatgtaggcttgatgaccaaggaccctttaactggtcgcatgcctcgtcatgggtaagccttgcctcgggtagactaaggccagaataagataacacggaatgggcgtggagcggtggcgagagtagtgtgtaccctccgtggcaagaggctggacggtggtgtatctgtgctctcggttcgcgtgaacctgatctggtcttaagaacctcggtggcgggttgacatatgcaagggttaagtgctacatatgtcgtgtgattggagatcctcaactgcgtataatcgattcggatcaccgtaccttcgcggtcatgaagacttggtcactgccctatacgtagaactccagtaaagatgaaaggttttgttaagaaattggctagtgcatgtcaagtgattgaactagggtagaaagaactctagctgcaggtaattttacttaacttgataaataaaactggatttttaaggatccactttagtaagcatttctgcaaaacagagtctttgattattgagaagccttaccttgactcctttataaccagcatacccttgagagtcttttctttagtcgggtaagacttgctgagtaattccatactcagggttttattccccgttgtttttaggtgaggaagcgacaaatttttgttgcttctgttctaaggtggtaccaaaggaagaacgcaaggaatgaagtgcgggagcgaggaaaggatcctccattcaGGACTTTTGtgtaaaaacttatcgggaggagtttttgcctccctgggtatgtaataatattactccgcactcctaggatataatctggtctgtacatattcaactttatcttactttaaaataaaggtaagtttatgtagttgcttccgcattctcgtaactccgatgcttgtaatgtctgcgtgacgggtgaaacgctcttgggaaaggtaagaaaagcagataccgaacttgtcaagtgattcaggggcacctacagggttgtctgaggtccgttggacaaggacaactgtaggtgggcctaattacttgggaggttccgtcatagctggtatcggagcgaagcccttctctgcagatattatgaggcatcttcaaaaagattttctaaagacttatctcgaaaatctcttcccttcttatctaagtattctgaagagcttatcttaaagaccagatagtaagagtgcaatgtatagaaggtgtgaatcaactaaggttgattctataattatacatgcatcatgctaagaattatgctAATAAAGATGTCCCCCTTAAAAAAAGTGCCGCCGCGCActagaaagaccgcgcgcaaatctactagatccattggcgtaccccgccattaacttgccccaagacatgaagaaagtagcagtggtagcaacgatcctatcggggatctggaagcacaagtcgaactgcttcaatcagaactccgtcacaggaatgatctatgggtcgcggatggtgaaagaataaacgaattgagagcagccatccgctacttgcaagaccaactcgcgaaacgagatctagcgctcgattgggcggttaactctcgtccattcgcctgggctaaggaagccaaagctcgagcccgcgtggagaagcttagctcagccatggataacttgcaggtctattataatacactacatgaagaagttcatgtgttgtattcacaactgcacccgaacgtccctgcggatcctgtcgggatggaagccggaccttctagagtagcgggagaagcacttggtgGTGAATTGAACCTTTTCAGGACCCcatccctctatgaagttggttgacgaatggtctcctacgcccaacagtaaagctaccaaaagagaaaagaagtggcttatcaagtgcccgtaacattggtcggacgtgactttcctactaatatgattgttctgaaaggccaagacatagatgtcatcttgggcatgaactggttagcccatcataaagcaattctcaaccctgatctgagaaccatcaggttgagttatggccaatggagagttggtgacttgattgcctaaacccaagattaggctatattcgtatttagtgaaccatgacctgacccaaagttgaatttttcgttatcactccatgaccacacccatacaaataaatgcctagataatttctttatcggacctaaagtgtacctagacttcaaacaaggatctcaagtcatgtctccttcTAGAACCATTCTCTTGTTCAGTTGATACAGGTTGTGGTCTCTAGTATagttggcctctccttgcggattgccatgttgctttattaacccaacctaggaaagacatgtccgaccatttttcttgaatttgatgcctttggtttcttcatatctatcgaaggcataccaacttaagccttgaccttgtgatcgctatgatgggcatagaaatatgcttggggctgaattaatagtctcccatcgtacttctttcatcaggtttaggttatggccatgccttgttcatttcatcgggccatgatctatttggctctctatgtAACACCCCagatgtttatattccgctcgacaacgagtgtgGATTTAAGTACGTAATATCAGTGAATGAAACAGATGTTAAATTTTAACCGTCTTCGTGTATCACGATTTTAATATCGCGTCTGTTTCATCTATCGCGagtgcgacatcgtttttatttccatctatccgggctcttccaaAATTTTCGTGTTGTTCAGCacatagttgttccgaaaatcggtgcgttcggtgattatttaaaattcatcgctcgcacgaatacgaattcggaagcccgaaccactcggatgatttttatcCCGGATAAATTAATTTGTACTCGACAACTAAATGTTGGGGACAAAAAAAATTTGTATCGCGCATTGTCTGAGAAAAATCGTGCGTGAGGTTATAATCCAATTTATTCTTCAGCACGCTGTTTCGAAGACAAAATCGCGTATACGTTCGCAGATATTGTTTCGGCTAACTTCGGTCGGATCACGCCGAACAAATTATTAGTACCGAAATCAGTTTATTTCGGTCTGTCATTCTTGACGATCCAAAACTTTGGATATAAATGACGGGTACAAATTCATCTCACTTCTGAGTATCCAACAAATCAAATCCTGTCCAAATAATGTATCTGATATCCAGTCTGTTTCCGTGTTGCCCGAAACAGTCACGAAAACTATCCAAACAAAATATCGTCAGAATTGTAAACCTCGGACTTTCCGTTTTGTGATCCGAGAAAATAATGTGTATAGCCGTTTACCACAACGCGCATCAATTCTTTGCTCGTCGCTAAAAATCTTGATTGAAAAATATCTGCGATTTCCGGAATACAGAAAAAATCTAAAAAAAATAAATATCCTAGAGATCCTATCCCTTCCACCGCCCTCCCTCAGATTTTTTTTAACGCGCGCGCTCTCCTTATCTCCATCGCTCGCACGCTCCTCCAGCCAAGCGGCTCCGTGGCGGTCGAGCTCCTCCTCGGGTCTTCTTCtttcgttggctcggccgaccacaCGCGTCTCCCACGGCGCGCCCTGCCTTTCTCTGTCCCCTCCGTGCGACCCTCCTCTGCTCCATCTCTGCGTGCCCAGATTTTTTTTTGCGGCGGCTAGTGATGGCAGAGGTGAACTCCGCTCGGCCATGGGAGAGTTCACGCGCTCCCTCCAAGCCTCCTCCTCTGTGCACCGTCCCAGCTCCGCTCGGAGCTCTCTGCTCGAGCTCCTCTAGTTCGCGCACTCCTCCTTTCTCCTTCCCTGCTCGGCATCCTCCACAGCTCAGATCTCGCCCATGGCGGATCCCTCCACTCGACCGTCCATCTCCCTCCCAGCGCCGTGCTCCTTTCTCCCAGCTCGCGAGCACGCTCCTTCCTTGCTGAGCTCGGTTCCATGGCCGGCGTTCCTCTCCCTTCCTCGCCTTGCTCCTCTGCGCGCAGCCGCATCCCTCTGCCGACCGTCTATCTTCCTACTCGGAGCTCGCCCAGTTTCTTTTCCGGATCGGACGCCGCACAGCGGTATTGCTTCTCCTTGCTCCAGCTCGGCACCCACCTCTCTGTGCGTCCTGCAGCTCTGTTGCCGCAGTCTCGCCTTGTCTATGTTGTAGCTCGTCGTCGTTCAGTTCGCCTTCATCGCGTTGTCGTGCGCGCGAGACTGCTCGCTGTCAACCCTGCCCGGATCTCGCTCGGCCACGACCCTAGTACTTTTCGGCGTCGGTGGTCCTCGACTATGTCTTCGTCCATGACACCATCAACCGGTGTATCTCCTTCGGTGTGTTGTTGGATCCCTGCCTCGCCATCAACTCTGATGTCGCGACGTTCCTGTGTCGTGTTGGTCATGCGCCAACCGCTCAACAAAATATGTTGTTGGATTCCTCGTCGAGCACTGTATCGCCATGGCGCGGATGCCCGCATCCTCCATCTTCGCGTCTTCTGGATGTCAGCACGGCCTCTCCGCGTCGTCGGGCTCATCGGCACGCTGCTCGTTCACACCTCACGCGTCCGCGATGTCGTCACATGTCTCCTTGCCAGCAGTGAACGCCCAGGAGAAGAAATCCCAGAAGGTTTGTATGGTAAGAACAGCCCCTATGCTGCGACGCCTGTCTAGTGTTCGACGAGATGCATGAACTAGTGAACGTCTTGGTTCTTGCGAAAGTCTAAGTTCAACTTAGTCTGGTGAGTTCGTTCGTTATTCTCGTCAACTAGATATATGGTAGGATTAAATAGAAGAATCGATTGCGAGAATTCTCTTGTCTATTACTTGATGtggagattaaagttgaattttagGTTTATGTGATAAGTATATTGGTAGATATATATAATACACGGGTTAACCGGTAAATTAGTTTAGAAAGTTAATAAAAGttcttctatcaaattttataagTATTAGATGTCCAAATTTTATGGATGTTGATTTCTACCTCGACTCTTTAGTTAGGTTGTAAGAACATGATTGTCGTAAGTAACAATATATCGATAACTAGTGTACATAATGTCTCGTCATTAAATAGGTTATTTCTCTTTTGCGTAGCATCGTAATATCTAGTGTTATTGTTCtttatatgcattcatatgcataatgcatttcattcaggacgATAAATAATCGTGTGATGCGGGAGACAACCCAAGTCAACtccaagcgcgggctaatccgcaGGATGACGCTAATGGACAAACCTGAAGATGTTCGCCAAGTGGACGTCGtctaacactaacctagtgttactcaggcaagccccggtgcatgcaaccctttccttgtgtttttaaatacttttcgcacactttaagtctagtgaaatgtgcattaggttcataggagttgcttggaaccctttgatgcattgctttccttgatatccatacctttatagatacttccgtgaagtatcaaaaatatgatttacaaaaatgcttagccttgcttagatcttgtggatagaggttgtccttagtctaacccgggagaggatggcttctacctgcaagaatattttcatttggagcaatagtgggatcttactgcaaagttccctgtgatgctctttcatcctaaggaacagacacaatcctgaggatggaaatacttaaattgagacttgggttaggaacaggtgatgttctacccaggttgattaaggattgatgcgtatgtaggcgtgctgaccgaggaccctttaactggtcacatgcctcgtcatgggtaagccttgcctcgggcagactaaggccagaataagataacacgaaatgggcgtggagcggtggcgagagtagcgtgtaccctccgtggcaagaggctagacagtggtgtatctgtgctctcagtttgcgtgaacctgatctagtcttaagaaccccggtgtcgggttgacatatgcaagggttaagtgctacatatgtcgtgtgattggagatcctcagctgagtattatcgattcggatcgccgtaccttcgcggttatgaagacttggtcacttttctacaacctaaagtcaggatatgaacactatggataaaaatgatgttgtattgatgagatgttgaaattagactagatgcaaatagagtctattaatacttaatatggcgttaaaagattgaaagtaaggactcactttagtaagctacttctgcaaaagtataagttgatttttgctaaagcctctccttgactcccatttatccagcatacccttgagagtcttttccttagtcgggtaagacttgctgagtaattccatactcagggttttattccctgttgtttttcaggttctaaccttgtgctgttgtgatggtgttaagtgccggtgggctcggccttcttataagtctaagtacttcttctatacttcttattgaggatgatcccttgagctagcatatatatttcaaacttatacttttgtaatcactccgataaactaaagtaaaatttttgtaacctgtaaaatttggtagtaagatttccgctgcaacaatattggtgtgtgtgatttgtgttacttaatctcgcggttctggttgtaagtggtttatccgatgtccttggggcaatcggacagatcctgttaagttatctggtgcacatgcatagctgtctgaggtctttgggacaaAGACAGGtgtatgtgggcccaataacttgggaggttctgccacactctacttgtaaccatctttactggtggag
It encodes:
- the LOC109942331 gene encoding uncharacterized protein, producing MAGVPLPSSPCSSARSRIPLPTVYLPTRSSPSFFSGSDAAQRYCFSLLQLGTHLSVRPAALLPQSRLVYVVARRRSVRLHRVVVRARLLAVNPARISLGHDPSTFRRRWSSTMSSSMTPSTGVSPSVCCWIPASPSTLMSRRSCVVLVMRQPLNKICCWIPRRALYRHGADARILHLRVFWMSARPLRVVGLIGTLLVHTSRVRDVVTCLLASSERPGEEIPEGLYGR